A window from Mycobacteriales bacterium encodes these proteins:
- a CDS encoding TMEM165/GDT1 family protein gives MSIAITATVFALIVPAELPDKTFVATLVLSTRYRALPVFFGAALGLVVQALIAVAAGSAVAQLPKTPVHAVSAAIFALGAVLMVRSIEDPHAEEREVAKELADVPPAPSTLRVFTTTFVVLFLAEWGDLTQLLTASLSAKYDEPISVFIGSAAGLVAVDGLAVLGGKALLRVLPMLWIRRIAAAAFGAIAVITALDAAGVV, from the coding sequence GTGAGCATCGCGATCACCGCGACGGTCTTTGCGCTGATCGTTCCCGCCGAGCTCCCCGACAAGACGTTCGTCGCCACCCTCGTCCTCTCGACGCGGTATCGCGCGCTTCCCGTCTTCTTCGGAGCCGCGCTCGGTCTGGTGGTGCAGGCGCTGATCGCCGTCGCGGCGGGCAGCGCGGTGGCGCAGCTGCCGAAGACTCCCGTCCACGCGGTCAGTGCGGCGATCTTCGCCCTCGGAGCGGTCCTGATGGTCCGCTCGATCGAGGACCCGCACGCCGAAGAGCGAGAGGTGGCCAAGGAGCTCGCCGACGTCCCGCCCGCGCCGAGCACGTTGCGCGTCTTCACCACCACGTTCGTCGTCCTGTTCCTCGCCGAATGGGGGGACCTCACCCAGCTGCTGACCGCTTCACTTTCCGCGAAGTACGACGAGCCCATCTCGGTGTTCATCGGGTCGGCGGCAGGCCTGGTCGCCGTCGACGGCCTGGCGGTGCTGGGTGGCAAGGCGCTGCTCAGGGTCCTACCGATGCTGTGGATCAGGCGTATCGCCGCTGCGGCGTTCGGTGCTATCGCTGTGATCACCGCGTTGGACGCGGCCGGCGTCGTGTGA
- the larC gene encoding nickel pincer cofactor biosynthesis protein LarC: MSRIGWLDCGSGVSGDMLLGALSDLGALDALPELVESLSSLAVAVDTAQTTRAGLRAVSVSVTATADQPHRSLADVAAVIDAAVAPDPVKERARNVFAGLARAEAHVHGIDVEQVEFHEVGAVDSIVDVLAACLGLHVLGLDRLVVSPIALGGGTVHSAHGQLPVPTPAALQLLAGTPLEATGGGQTELATPTGIAVLAEWADESGPLPAMRITATGVGAGARDPHERPNVLRLVVGETAAVSQDWLVVEANVDDLDPRLWPGVIAKLLDAGAVDAWLTPIQMKKGRPAHTVSALCPAAALPKVQQQMFAETSTIGTRWYPVGKRALDRETISVEIDGLTIRVKLAFDDGRVVSATPEFDDVAAAAAALGVPVKEMLAAANGAVRNALLQEPPA, translated from the coding sequence ATGAGCCGAATCGGCTGGCTCGACTGCGGGTCGGGGGTGAGCGGCGACATGCTGCTCGGCGCGCTGAGCGACCTCGGGGCTCTCGACGCGCTACCCGAGCTCGTCGAGTCGCTGTCCTCGCTCGCAGTGGCGGTCGACACCGCACAGACCACTCGCGCCGGGCTGCGGGCGGTCTCGGTCAGTGTGACGGCCACCGCCGATCAACCGCACCGCTCGCTCGCGGACGTCGCCGCCGTCATCGACGCCGCGGTTGCGCCCGACCCGGTCAAGGAGCGGGCTCGCAACGTCTTCGCCGGGCTCGCTCGCGCCGAGGCGCACGTTCACGGGATCGACGTCGAGCAGGTCGAGTTCCACGAAGTCGGAGCGGTCGACTCGATCGTCGACGTGCTCGCCGCCTGCCTCGGGCTGCACGTGCTGGGCCTCGACCGCCTCGTGGTGTCGCCGATCGCACTCGGCGGCGGGACGGTTCACAGCGCTCACGGTCAGCTGCCGGTACCGACACCCGCCGCGCTCCAGCTGCTCGCCGGTACGCCGCTCGAAGCGACCGGTGGCGGCCAGACCGAGCTGGCCACTCCGACCGGCATCGCCGTGCTCGCCGAGTGGGCCGACGAAAGCGGCCCCCTGCCGGCGATGCGGATCACCGCCACCGGCGTCGGCGCCGGCGCCCGCGACCCGCACGAGCGGCCAAACGTGCTCCGCCTCGTCGTCGGCGAGACCGCGGCCGTTTCACAGGACTGGCTCGTCGTCGAGGCCAACGTGGACGACCTCGACCCGCGGCTGTGGCCCGGCGTGATCGCCAAACTGCTCGACGCCGGTGCCGTCGACGCCTGGCTCACCCCCATCCAGATGAAGAAAGGCCGGCCGGCTCACACGGTGAGCGCACTGTGCCCGGCAGCGGCGCTGCCAAAGGTGCAACAGCAGATGTTCGCCGAGACTTCGACGATCGGCACCCGGTGGTACCCGGTCGGCAAGCGCGCCCTCGACCGGGAGACGATCTCGGTCGAGATCGACGGCCTCACGATCCGGGTGAAGCTCGCCTTCGACGACGGCCGGGTGGTCAGCGCAACGCCGGAGTTCGACGACGTCGCCGCCGCGGCGGCAGCACTCGGCGTACCGGTCAAGGAGATGCTGGCCGCCGCCAACGGCGCGGTCCGCAACGCGCTGCTTCAGGAGCCGCCCGCGTGA
- the larB gene encoding nickel pincer cofactor biosynthesis protein LarB → MDSAELQRLLGAVADGSTDVDAAMRALGTAPLSGYTDLGFARVDGHRGIRTGDPEVVYGAGKTPEQIVTLLAALSEESGSRPALVTRLADEAIAAIRDAHPAALIDGTARCAAVGVMPPSTGRVTVVSAGTSDEPVAAEAAFVAGCFGAGVRRICDVGVAGLHRLLAEREALTDSDCLVVVAGMEGALPSVVGGLVGTPIVAVPTSVGYGASFNGLAALLAMLNSCAPGVTVVNIDNGFGAGVFAARVARRRAEPHR, encoded by the coding sequence GTGGACTCGGCGGAACTTCAGCGGCTGCTGGGTGCCGTGGCCGACGGGTCAACGGACGTCGACGCCGCGATGCGGGCGCTCGGCACCGCGCCGCTGAGCGGCTACACGGACCTCGGCTTCGCGCGGGTCGACGGGCACCGCGGAATCCGCACCGGTGACCCCGAGGTGGTCTACGGCGCCGGCAAGACTCCCGAGCAGATCGTGACGTTGCTCGCCGCGCTGAGTGAGGAGTCGGGTTCCCGGCCCGCGCTGGTCACCCGCCTCGCCGACGAAGCGATCGCCGCGATTCGTGACGCGCATCCCGCTGCGCTGATCGACGGCACAGCGCGCTGCGCCGCAGTCGGTGTGATGCCGCCGTCGACCGGCCGGGTGACGGTGGTGTCCGCGGGCACCAGCGACGAACCGGTCGCTGCCGAGGCGGCGTTCGTCGCGGGCTGCTTCGGCGCCGGCGTACGCCGCATCTGTGACGTCGGGGTCGCCGGACTGCACCGGCTGCTGGCCGAGCGGGAAGCGCTGACCGACAGCGACTGCCTGGTCGTCGTCGCCGGAATGGAAGGCGCGCTGCCCAGCGTGGTGGGCGGGCTGGTGGGAACCCCGATCGTCGCGGTGCCGACCAGCGTCGGGTACGGCGCGTCCTTCAACGGCCTCGCCGCGCTCCTGGCGATGCTCAACTCCTGCGCACCCGGCGTGACCGTGGTCAACATCGACAACGGGTTCGGGGCGGGAGTCTTCGCCGCGCGGGTGGCCCGGCGCCGGGCCGAGCCGCACCGATGA
- a CDS encoding DUF4446 family protein — protein sequence MLPLDRPLLDEITLGAAGGAFLALVASVAANLRIGKLRRSLNVLDGPEGPESVLDALRRANADTDALRNELAYAKRDLDIARGDLADALRHVSVVRYDAFGDMGGRLSFTAALLDDAGDGLVITSINGRTESRAYAKGVKGGHSDQSLSPEETQAIGLALGRKVKS from the coding sequence GTGCTTCCGCTCGACCGACCGCTGCTCGACGAGATCACTCTCGGCGCTGCCGGGGGTGCATTCCTCGCGCTGGTCGCGAGCGTGGCGGCGAACCTTCGGATCGGGAAGCTGCGTCGCAGCCTGAACGTCCTCGACGGGCCCGAAGGTCCGGAGAGCGTGCTCGACGCCTTGCGGCGGGCCAACGCCGACACCGACGCGTTGCGCAACGAGCTGGCCTACGCCAAGCGTGATCTCGACATCGCCCGTGGGGATCTGGCTGACGCGCTGCGCCACGTGTCGGTCGTGCGGTACGACGCCTTCGGCGACATGGGTGGCCGGTTGTCGTTCACCGCGGCTCTGCTCGACGACGCCGGTGACGGCCTGGTCATCACCTCGATCAACGGGCGTACCGAGTCGCGGGCCTACGCCAAAGGGGTGAAGGGCGGTCACAGCGACCAGTCGCTCTCGCCCGAGGAGACCCAGGCGATCGGCCTGGCGCTCGGCCGCAAGGTCAAGTCGTAG
- the pheA gene encoding prephenate dehydratase, with protein MSARYAYLGPEGTFAEAALRSIPQAADAQRLPCVSVADSLDAVRRGDVLAALVPLENSIEGSVSETLDELASGDELQIVREVLLTVSFALLARPGTTLDAISTVTTMPHAEAQVRGWLRRTLPDAKFIAAASTAGGASAVAAGEADAAVAAPLAAERYQLEVLADDIADNPGAVTRFVLVSRPVPPPPVTGADKTTVVAYIADDHAGALLELLTEFAVRGVNLTRIESRPTGVGLGRYCFSIDAEGHVEQQRVGEALAAMKRLCADVRFLGSYPAAARTPIAEKSGTSDGDFAESKAWVESLRAGTERR; from the coding sequence ATGTCTGCCCGCTACGCCTACCTCGGTCCGGAGGGCACCTTCGCCGAGGCGGCGCTTCGCTCGATCCCGCAGGCCGCTGACGCGCAGCGCCTGCCGTGTGTGTCGGTGGCCGACTCCCTCGACGCGGTACGTCGCGGCGACGTGCTCGCTGCCCTCGTACCGCTGGAGAACTCGATCGAAGGCTCGGTTTCCGAGACTCTCGACGAGCTGGCCTCCGGGGACGAGCTGCAGATCGTGCGCGAGGTGTTGCTGACCGTCTCGTTCGCGCTGCTGGCCAGGCCCGGGACCACCCTCGATGCGATCTCGACGGTGACGACGATGCCGCACGCCGAAGCGCAGGTCCGCGGCTGGCTTCGTCGTACGTTGCCGGACGCGAAGTTCATCGCGGCGGCGAGCACCGCCGGAGGGGCGAGTGCCGTCGCGGCGGGCGAGGCTGACGCGGCGGTCGCGGCGCCGCTGGCGGCCGAGCGCTACCAGCTCGAGGTGCTCGCCGACGACATCGCCGACAACCCCGGCGCGGTCACCCGGTTCGTGCTCGTGAGCCGGCCGGTCCCACCGCCGCCGGTCACCGGAGCGGACAAGACGACGGTGGTGGCCTACATCGCCGACGACCACGCCGGGGCGTTGCTCGAGCTGCTCACCGAGTTCGCGGTGCGCGGCGTGAACCTGACGCGCATCGAGTCCCGGCCGACCGGGGTCGGGCTGGGCCGCTACTGCTTCTCGATCGACGCCGAGGGCCACGTCGAGCAGCAGCGGGTCGGCGAGGCGCTCGCGGCGATGAAGCGACTGTGCGCCGACGTGCGGTTCCTCGGGTCGTACCCGGCCGCCGCACGCACACCGATCGCGGAGAAGTCCGGCACGAGCGACGGCGACTTCGCCGAGTCGAAAGCGTGGGTCGAGTCGCTGCGGGCGGGCACCGAGCGGCGCTAG
- the serS gene encoding serine--tRNA ligase, with protein MIDLRAMRDDPDAFRVSQSARGADPGAVDTALAADERRRAAVTRADSLRAESNAASKAIQSASAAERPALIERAKELKEAVKAAEVEQDEADVALRAAAYAIANLVEPDAPVGGEADSVVVETVGEVPAYDFDVRDHVQLGELLGAIDLERGAKVSGSRFYFLTGPGALLELALVNLAMEQAAAAGFVPVIAPAVVRPEAMEGTGFLGAHAAEVYRLEADDLYLVGTSEVALAGMHADEVLDATGLPLRYAGFSSCFRREAGSYGVDTRGIIRVHWFDKVEMFSYVTPEEAVAEHRRLLAWEKEFLTKLELPFQVLDIATGDLGSSAARKFDCEAWFPSQARYRELTSTSNCTTFQSRRLNIRYRTDAGPAPVATLNGTLCAIARTIACLLEVHQQADGSVRVPAALRPHLGGREVLEPVG; from the coding sequence GTGATCGACCTTCGCGCGATGCGGGACGACCCCGACGCCTTCCGCGTCAGCCAGTCCGCGCGGGGCGCTGACCCGGGTGCCGTCGACACCGCCCTTGCGGCGGACGAGCGCCGCCGGGCTGCGGTGACCCGCGCCGACTCGTTGCGCGCCGAGTCCAACGCCGCGAGCAAGGCCATCCAGTCCGCGTCCGCCGCCGAGCGTCCCGCGCTGATCGAGCGCGCGAAGGAGCTCAAGGAGGCGGTGAAGGCGGCGGAGGTGGAGCAGGACGAGGCCGACGTGGCGCTTCGGGCGGCGGCGTATGCGATCGCGAACCTCGTGGAGCCGGACGCGCCGGTCGGCGGCGAGGCCGACTCCGTCGTCGTCGAAACCGTCGGCGAGGTGCCGGCGTACGACTTCGACGTCCGCGACCACGTCCAGCTCGGGGAACTGCTCGGCGCGATCGACCTCGAGCGCGGGGCGAAGGTCAGCGGCTCCCGGTTCTACTTCCTGACCGGGCCGGGCGCGCTGCTCGAGCTCGCGCTGGTCAACCTCGCGATGGAGCAGGCGGCGGCAGCAGGCTTCGTACCGGTCATCGCGCCGGCGGTGGTCCGACCCGAGGCGATGGAAGGCACCGGATTCCTGGGCGCGCACGCCGCGGAGGTCTACCGGCTCGAAGCCGACGACCTCTACCTCGTGGGGACCAGCGAGGTCGCGCTGGCCGGCATGCACGCGGACGAGGTGCTGGACGCCACCGGCTTGCCGCTGCGCTATGCGGGATTCTCGTCCTGCTTCCGCCGAGAGGCCGGCTCGTACGGCGTGGACACCCGCGGCATCATCCGGGTCCACTGGTTCGACAAGGTCGAGATGTTCTCCTACGTAACTCCGGAGGAGGCGGTCGCCGAGCATCGGCGCCTGCTGGCCTGGGAGAAGGAGTTCCTCACCAAGCTCGAGCTGCCGTTCCAGGTGCTCGACATCGCCACCGGCGACCTCGGGTCCAGCGCGGCGCGCAAGTTCGACTGCGAAGCGTGGTTCCCGTCGCAGGCCCGCTACCGCGAGCTGACGTCGACGTCGAACTGCACGACCTTCCAGTCGCGGCGGCTCAACATCCGCTACCGCACCGACGCCGGGCCGGCGCCGGTCGCGACCCTCAACGGCACGCTGTGCGCGATCG